In the genome of Streptomyces sp. NBC_00433, the window TCCCGGACGCCGACGGCCGCACCGTCACACTGCTCGACGGCGACGGCTACGCGCTCTTCCCGTGGATCGACGGGACCCACCGCGAGGGCACCGAACTGACCGCCGGGCAGTCCCGGCGGCTCGGAACCCTGCTCGGCCACGTCCACACCGGCCTGGCCCGCGTCCAGCCGCCGCCCGCCGCGGGACCGAGGCCCAGCGCCGACCCCGACCGCACGCACGCCGACATCACCCGGCTGCTCGCCCTGGTCCGCGCCCACCACCCCTACGACGACTTCGACGGCCTCGCGGAACACCGGCTGGTCGAGCGCGGCGACCTGCTGCGGCGGCACGCCCACCGCCGCCCGCCCGACCCGGCGCCCGACGACCGCGTGCAGGGCTGGGTGCACGGCGACTTCCACCCGCTGAACCTGCTCTACCGCGGCGACGAACCCGCCGCGATCGTCGACTGGGACCGGCTCGGCGTCCAGCCCCGCGCGGAGGAGGCGGTCAGGGCCGCCGCCATCTTCTTCGTCCACCCGGTCGACGGCTGCCTCGACCTGCGCAAGGTGCGCGCCTACGCACGGGCCTACCGGCTCGCCTCGGGCGCCGGCGAGGCGGAGGTCGCCGCCGCCGTCCACCGGGTGTGGTGGGAGCGGCTCAACGACTTCTGGATGCTGCACTGGCGCTACGAGCACCGCGACCGCCGCTCCGACCCGCTCTTCCCCGCCGCCTCGGCGCTGGCCGTGTGGTGGACGGGGGAGTACGAGTCGGTGCTCGACGCCTTCGCGGGGTAGCGGGGCCCGGGGTCAGCCGTCGCTGCCCGCGGTCGCGCCGGGGTCGCTGGTGTCGGTCGGATCGGCGCTCGGCGGTGCGCTGCTGGCCGGGGCGCTGCTCGCCGGCGCCGACGGCTTGGTCGCGCTCGCCGACGGCGTCGACGACTTGCTCGGGGTCGACGACGGTGTGCCGGTCGTCGGGCTCGTCGTGGGCGTGCTGGACGTCGGGCTGGTCGTCGGCCCGGTCGGCCCGGTGCTCACCTCGCCGCTGTCCGACGGCTCGTCGCTCGGCTCGTCCGACGGCTGCTGGTCGGTCGGCTGCTGGTCGGTCTGGCCCACGGAGGCGGGCGGCTTGGTGTCGGCGGGGGTGTCCCCACCACCGCTCCCTGGGCCCTGGGTCGCCAGGTAGACGCCGAGCACGACGGCCAGCACCGCGGCGACCGCGAAGAGCACCGGCTTGAGCCAGCGGTTGCCGCCCTGGCCACCGCCCGAGCCGCGCCCGCCGTCGTAGCCGGCGTCCTCGTAACCGCTGCCCCTGCCGTCCTGCCCGCCGACGACGCCGGGGACCAGGGGCAGGCCCAGCTCGGCGGTGCTGCCGCTGCGCCCGTCGGGGTGGTAGGCGCCGCCCGCCGCGCCGCCCGCGCGCTGCGGGAGCACCGCGGTCACCACGCCGGTGTTCCACATGCCGTCGGTCCAGCCGCCCTGCTGCGTCAGCGCCTGGTGCGCGTAGCCGACGACGCCGCGCATCTCCTCGGCGCTCTGGAAGCGGTCCTCCGGCTGCTTGGCCAGCGCGCGCAGCACCATGCCGTCCAGCTCGGGCGGCACCCGGTCGCTGACCTGCGACGGGACCCGCGGCTCGTCCTGCACGTGCTGGTAGACCACCGACAGCGGGGTCTCGCCGACGAAGGGCGGGCGCAGCGCCAGCAGCTCGTAGAGCAGGCAGCCGGTGGCGTAGAGGTCGCTGCGGTGGTCGACGGGCTTGCCGAGCGCCTGCTCGGGCGACAGGTACTGCGGGGTGCCCATGACCATGCCGGTCTGCGTCATGGTGCTGGCGGCGCCGTGCAGGGCGCGGGCGATGCCGAAGTCCATGACCTTGACCGCGCCGCCCACGGTGATGATCACATTGGCCGGTTTGATGTCCCGGTGCACGATCCCGTGCTGGTGGCTGTACGCGAGCGCGTCCAGCACACCCGAGACGATCAGCAGCGCCTGGTCGACCGGCGGCGGGGTCGGCCCGGTCAGCAGCTCCTTGATCGTGTGGCCCTCGACCAGCTCCATCACGATGTAGGAGACGGTGCCGGTCTTCGTGCTGTCCTCGCCGGAGTCGTAGACGGCGACCACGGCGTGGTGGTTCAGGCCCGCGACGGCCTGTGCCTCGCGCGCGAAACGGGCCTTGGAGACCGGGTCCTCGGCGAGGTCGCCGCGCAGCAGCTTCACCGCCACGATCCGGCCCAGCCGCACGTCCTCGGCGGCGAAGACCTCGGCCATGCCGCCGCGGCCCAGCCGCCTGGTCAGCCGGTAGCGGCCCTCGCCGACGAAAGTGCCGACGCCCCACTGTCCCGAGGACTCGCCGGAGGCCTCGCGCGCGCCGGTGGACGCCTTGCTGCCGTCGGCCGTCTCGTTCGGGTCGACCATCAGTCCTCGCCGTCGTTCGCCATCGCCTGGTGCTACGTCTGGTGCGCCACCGTACCGCTTTTCGGCCGTCGTCCACGGCGCCCGTCCAGCCGCTTACCCGGGTTTGACGGGCCGACCCCGATACTCGCGGAACTTCCGCGTTCTGTGCGCGCCCGATGCGCATCAGGTGACGAGATGGTCAACGAACTTGACGTGCTCGCGCGATCGGCCAGACTTGGCGGGCAGGCTCGGGGCGAGTGTCTTCCCGTTGGACCTTCATGGGGGTAGCGGTACTGATGAGCGGGGACGCCACGCAGGGCGGCGGGTACACGGGGCGCTCGGTCGGCGGTGGTCGATACGTACTGCGCGACCTGCTCGGCCAGGGTGGCATGGCGTCGGTGCACCTCGCGCACGACACCGTGCTCGACCGTCCGGTGGCCGTCAAGACCCTGCATACCAATCTCGGCCACGAGCAGTCCTTCCGGGAGCGCTTCCGCCGCGAGGCCCAGTCCGTCGCCAAGCTCAACCACACCAACATCGTCTCGGTCTTCGACTCCGGCGAGGACACGATCGACGGCCAGGTCGTCCCCTACATCGTCATGGAGTACGTCGAGGGCAGTCCGCTCGGCGACGTCCTGGCCGCCGACATCGCCCAACACGGCGCCATGCAGGCCGACCGGGCGCTGAAGATCGTCGGCGACGTGCTGGCCGCGCTCGCCGTCAGCCACGAAATGGGCCTGGTCCACCGGGACATCAAGCCCGGCAACGTGATGATCACCCGGCGCGGCATCGTCAAGGTCATGGACTTCGGCATCGCGCGCGCCATGCAGTCCGGGGTCACCTCGATGACCCAGACCGGCATGGTCGTCGGCACCCCCCAGTACCTGTCGCCCGAACAGGCCCTGGGGCGCGGCGTCGACGAGCGCTCCGACCTCTACTCGGTCGGCTGCATGCTCTTCGAACTCCTCACCGGGCGGCTGCCCTTCGACGCCGACTCGCCGCTGGCGATGGCGTACCAGCACGTGCAGGAGACGCCCCCCGCGCCGTCCTCCTTCAACCGCGCCCTCACCCCGGCCGTCGACGCCCTCGTCGCCCGCGCCCTGCGCAAGAACCCCGCCGAGCGCTTCCCGACCGCCGACGCCATGCACGACGAGTCCGACCGTGTGCTCGCCGCCACCACCCGCAACACCATGCCGCTGATCTCCGGCGGCCCCGCGGCCGGCAACCGCGGCGAAGGGGTCGCCGCCTCCGTCTTCCCGTCCGCGCAGGGCCCGCTCCACACCCCGCCGCCGCAGCTGCACACCCCGTACGCCCCGACACCGCAGCCGCAGGGCTTCGGCCCCTCCACCCCGCCGCCCTCCGCCTACGGCTACCCGCAGCAGGGCCCCGCGCCGACCCCGCCGCCGAACCCCGCGTACGGCATGGGCGCACCGCACTCCCCGCACTCCGTGCCGC includes:
- a CDS encoding protein kinase, which translates into the protein MSGDATQGGGYTGRSVGGGRYVLRDLLGQGGMASVHLAHDTVLDRPVAVKTLHTNLGHEQSFRERFRREAQSVAKLNHTNIVSVFDSGEDTIDGQVVPYIVMEYVEGSPLGDVLAADIAQHGAMQADRALKIVGDVLAALAVSHEMGLVHRDIKPGNVMITRRGIVKVMDFGIARAMQSGVTSMTQTGMVVGTPQYLSPEQALGRGVDERSDLYSVGCMLFELLTGRLPFDADSPLAMAYQHVQETPPAPSSFNRALTPAVDALVARALRKNPAERFPTADAMHDESDRVLAATTRNTMPLISGGPAAGNRGEGVAASVFPSAQGPLHTPPPQLHTPYAPTPQPQGFGPSTPPPSAYGYPQQGPAPTPPPNPAYGMGAPHSPHSVPQQHMGGRPPGGGMGPGTGGGGRKRNTPLIIGVAVAAVAVIVVVSVIIAMSGGGGDPVSDPTDSPTVTSSGSGAPTADPTDSVIQGDQSRTIESTECTKAHNDLINPGKPNLMTMPDFTSIYVDSAVACMKAANWPYEIKDMDEQQWGKGTITAQTPKSLEDFDINSSQKITIWVSTGKGAG
- a CDS encoding protein kinase, which encodes MVDPNETADGSKASTGAREASGESSGQWGVGTFVGEGRYRLTRRLGRGGMAEVFAAEDVRLGRIVAVKLLRGDLAEDPVSKARFAREAQAVAGLNHHAVVAVYDSGEDSTKTGTVSYIVMELVEGHTIKELLTGPTPPPVDQALLIVSGVLDALAYSHQHGIVHRDIKPANVIITVGGAVKVMDFGIARALHGAASTMTQTGMVMGTPQYLSPEQALGKPVDHRSDLYATGCLLYELLALRPPFVGETPLSVVYQHVQDEPRVPSQVSDRVPPELDGMVLRALAKQPEDRFQSAEEMRGVVGYAHQALTQQGGWTDGMWNTGVVTAVLPQRAGGAAGGAYHPDGRSGSTAELGLPLVPGVVGGQDGRGSGYEDAGYDGGRGSGGGQGGNRWLKPVLFAVAAVLAVVLGVYLATQGPGSGGGDTPADTKPPASVGQTDQQPTDQQPSDEPSDEPSDSGEVSTGPTGPTTSPTSSTPTTSPTTGTPSSTPSKSSTPSASATKPSAPASSAPASSAPPSADPTDTSDPGATAGSDG
- a CDS encoding phosphotransferase, which gives rise to MKGTATEPHARASLTALLRRYEDAGEPLTCEAVPRGLLNRGWRVTTTRGRFFLKQYVAADTAEPALIARQHRATRGLARLGLPAAAPLPDADGRTVTLLDGDGYALFPWIDGTHREGTELTAGQSRRLGTLLGHVHTGLARVQPPPAAGPRPSADPDRTHADITRLLALVRAHHPYDDFDGLAEHRLVERGDLLRRHAHRRPPDPAPDDRVQGWVHGDFHPLNLLYRGDEPAAIVDWDRLGVQPRAEEAVRAAAIFFVHPVDGCLDLRKVRAYARAYRLASGAGEAEVAAAVHRVWWERLNDFWMLHWRYEHRDRRSDPLFPAASALAVWWTGEYESVLDAFAG